The Comamonas sp. GB3 AK4-5 genome includes a region encoding these proteins:
- a CDS encoding tripartite tricarboxylate transporter substrate binding protein, translated as MQRRSIALAALTLALAPLAHAQGTAATAFPDKPVRLLVTYPPGGTVDAVARIVSPKLSQIWGQPVVIENRAGGGGLIGAQAVLSSRADGYTLMVDASNHAQNPALKKRMPFDTVKEFEALSLMIKVPNILVVAPGFPPRTVKELISYVNANPGKVDYASSGNGSSPHLAAELFTLKTGIKMTHVAYRGGGPAMTDVMAGTVPVFFASLGSSLPFLQSGRMIPLATAGQSRSAVLPQVPTFAEAGVPGVHMYEWNAVFAPAGTPPELVAKISKDIATALNDREVKARLIAMGAEVIGSTPKELNQFRKDEISRWTALGKQANIALD; from the coding sequence ATGCAACGACGTTCCATCGCACTTGCCGCCCTGACACTGGCCTTGGCACCACTGGCGCATGCCCAGGGTACTGCGGCCACCGCCTTCCCCGACAAGCCCGTGCGCCTGCTCGTGACCTACCCACCGGGAGGCACGGTGGATGCCGTGGCCCGCATCGTCAGTCCCAAGCTCTCGCAGATCTGGGGCCAGCCGGTGGTGATCGAGAACCGTGCCGGTGGCGGCGGCCTCATCGGCGCCCAGGCCGTGTTGTCCTCGCGTGCGGACGGCTACACGCTGATGGTCGATGCCTCCAACCACGCCCAGAACCCCGCACTGAAAAAACGCATGCCTTTCGACACCGTCAAGGAGTTCGAGGCCCTGTCGCTGATGATCAAGGTGCCCAACATCCTGGTGGTGGCTCCCGGTTTTCCGCCGCGCACCGTCAAGGAGTTGATCAGCTACGTCAACGCCAACCCCGGCAAGGTGGACTACGCCTCCTCCGGCAACGGCTCCTCACCCCATCTGGCAGCCGAGCTGTTCACGCTGAAGACCGGCATCAAGATGACCCATGTGGCCTACCGCGGCGGCGGCCCGGCCATGACCGATGTCATGGCCGGCACCGTCCCTGTGTTCTTCGCCAGCCTGGGCTCCTCGCTGCCTTTTTTGCAAAGCGGCCGCATGATTCCCTTGGCCACCGCCGGCCAGTCCCGCTCGGCCGTGCTGCCCCAGGTCCCCACCTTCGCCGAGGCCGGTGTGCCTGGCGTGCACATGTACGAGTGGAATGCAGTCTTCGCGCCCGCAGGCACACCGCCGGAGCTGGTGGCAAAGATCAGCAAGGACATTGCCACCGCCCTGAACGACCGCGAGGTCAAGGCCCGGTTGATCGCCATGGGGGCCGAGGTGATCGGCTCCACCCCCAAGGAGCTGAACCAGTTCCGCAAGGACGAGATCAGCAGATGGACTGCCCTGGGCAAGCAGGCCAATATCGCGTTGGACTGA
- a CDS encoding LysR family transcriptional regulator — protein sequence MVLPSPSSPLHAGPFDTRSMRYLLAVADQGSMTAAASYLGIAQPALSQAMRRLEQELGVRLFERSRRGTVLSSAGRAVIDDVRASLAMAASAAQHARAIAEGKTGRLRVGFVTHAVYEVLPAALKLLHAEFRGTQVVLSEMSNADLVNALGQGDIDLAMLHTPVAVQGAVRQKLVRRDRLMAVLPAAYPLEPDGRVSLADVARLGLVWFPESQLPSLRAAIAAAFLRMGLEMRVVQEANRTLTVLSCVAAGIGASLLPQSATVLQHRGVQFATLRDGERLPHFELSVLWQASGRPTIASQLAGLL from the coding sequence ATGGTCTTGCCTTCACCTTCTTCTCCCTTGCATGCCGGCCCTTTCGATACCCGCAGCATGCGTTATCTGCTGGCCGTGGCGGACCAGGGCAGCATGACGGCTGCGGCTTCCTACTTGGGGATTGCCCAGCCTGCGCTGAGCCAGGCCATGCGCAGGCTGGAGCAAGAGCTGGGTGTGCGTCTTTTCGAGCGCTCACGCAGGGGCACGGTGCTGAGCAGTGCCGGGCGGGCAGTGATCGATGATGTACGCGCCAGCCTGGCCATGGCCGCATCGGCTGCGCAGCATGCCAGGGCGATTGCAGAGGGCAAGACCGGGCGTTTGCGTGTGGGCTTTGTGACCCATGCGGTGTACGAGGTACTGCCGGCCGCGCTCAAGCTGCTGCATGCGGAGTTTCGGGGTACGCAGGTGGTGTTGTCAGAGATGAGCAATGCCGACTTGGTGAATGCCTTGGGGCAGGGTGATATCGACCTGGCCATGCTGCATACCCCGGTGGCTGTGCAGGGGGCAGTGCGGCAAAAGCTGGTGCGCCGTGACCGGTTGATGGCGGTGCTGCCGGCGGCCTATCCGCTGGAGCCGGATGGCAGGGTTTCACTGGCGGATGTGGCGCGTCTGGGGCTGGTGTGGTTTCCGGAGTCGCAACTTCCCTCCTTACGTGCGGCCATTGCTGCCGCTTTTTTGCGCATGGGGCTGGAAATGCGGGTGGTACAGGAGGCCAATCGCACGCTCACGGTGTTGTCCTGTGTGGCTGCTGGCATAGGCGCCTCGCTGTTGCCCCAGTCCGCCACGGTGCTACAGCACCGTGGCGTGCAATTTGCCACGTTGCGTGACGGTGAACGTCTGCCGCATTTCGAGCTCAGTGTGCTCTGGCAGGCTTCGGGCCGCCCCACCATCGCCAGCCAACTGGCCGGCCTGCTGTAG
- the acnD gene encoding Fe/S-dependent 2-methylisocitrate dehydratase AcnD, giving the protein MSDFCKKLPGTDLRYFDARAAVDAIQPGAYDGLPYTSRVLAENLVRRCEPALLSDALKQLIERKRDLDFPWYPARVVCHDILGQTALVDLAGLRDAIADQGGDPSQVNPVVPTQLIVDHSLAVEYGGFDPEAFEKNRAVEDRRNADRFDFIDWCKTAFRNVDVIPAGNGIMHQINLEKMSPVIQVQSDGRGGKIAFPDTCVGTDSHTPHVDALGVIAIGVGGLEAETVMLGRASMMRLPDIVGVQLTGKRQSGITATDIVLALTEFLRKERVVGAYVEFFGEGADSLSIGDRATISNMCPEYGATAAMFYIDQQTIDYLTLTGREPEQVKLVEHYAKTTGLWADALKTAEYERVLSFDLRSVVRNMAGPSNPHRRLPTSALAERGIADEAKLQTAYQQEAHGQMPDGAVIIAAITSCTNTSNPRNVVAAGLVAKKANALGLLRKPWVKTSFAPGSKVAKLYLEESGLLPELEQLGFGIVAYACTTCNGMSGALDPVIQQEIIDRDLYTTAVLSGNRNFDGRIHPYAKQAFLASPPLVVAYAIAGTVRFDIEQDVLGHDAAGKPITLKDLWPSDEEVDAIVAASVKPEQFRSVYIPMFAQGEVQQASSPLYDWRAQSTYIRRPPYWEGALAGERTLQGMRPLALLPDNITTDHLSPSNAILASSAAGEYLAKMGLPEEDFNSYATHRGDHLTAQRATFANPQLVNEMAVVDGQVKKGSLARVEPEGKVMRMWEAIETYMERKQRLIIVAGADYGQGSSRDWAAKGVRLAGVEAIAAEGFERIHRTNLIGMGVLPLEFLPGTNRKTLKLDGTETYDVLGARHPRAQLTLVVHRQNGERVEVPVTCRLDTAEEVSIYEAGGVLQRFAQDFLAQTQATPAQAAIPTMESV; this is encoded by the coding sequence ATGAGCGATTTCTGCAAAAAACTGCCCGGCACCGATTTGCGCTACTTTGACGCCCGCGCTGCGGTGGATGCCATCCAACCTGGCGCCTATGACGGCCTGCCCTATACCAGCCGCGTGCTGGCCGAAAACCTGGTGCGCCGCTGCGAGCCCGCGCTGCTGAGCGATGCGCTCAAGCAGCTGATAGAGCGCAAGCGCGATCTGGATTTTCCCTGGTACCCGGCGCGTGTGGTCTGCCACGACATCCTGGGCCAGACCGCGCTGGTGGACCTGGCCGGTCTGCGCGATGCCATTGCGGATCAGGGCGGTGACCCGTCCCAGGTCAACCCCGTGGTGCCCACGCAGCTGATCGTGGACCATTCGCTGGCCGTGGAATATGGCGGCTTTGACCCCGAGGCCTTTGAGAAGAACCGCGCGGTGGAAGACCGTCGCAATGCCGACCGCTTTGACTTCATCGACTGGTGCAAGACGGCCTTCCGCAATGTGGATGTGATCCCTGCGGGCAACGGCATCATGCACCAGATCAATCTGGAGAAGATGAGCCCCGTGATCCAGGTGCAAAGCGATGGCCGGGGCGGAAAAATCGCCTTCCCCGACACCTGCGTGGGCACGGACAGCCACACCCCCCATGTGGATGCGCTGGGCGTGATTGCCATTGGCGTGGGTGGGCTGGAGGCCGAGACCGTGATGCTGGGCCGCGCCAGCATGATGCGCCTGCCCGATATCGTGGGCGTGCAGCTGACGGGCAAGCGCCAGAGCGGTATTACTGCCACCGACATCGTGCTGGCGCTGACCGAGTTTTTGCGCAAGGAGCGCGTGGTGGGCGCCTATGTGGAGTTCTTTGGCGAAGGCGCCGACAGCCTGTCGATTGGCGACCGCGCCACCATCTCCAATATGTGCCCGGAATATGGCGCCACGGCGGCCATGTTCTATATCGACCAGCAGACCATTGACTATCTGACGCTCACCGGCCGTGAGCCCGAGCAGGTCAAGCTGGTGGAGCATTACGCCAAGACCACCGGCCTGTGGGCCGATGCGCTGAAGACGGCCGAGTACGAGCGCGTGCTGTCCTTTGACCTGCGCAGCGTGGTGCGCAACATGGCCGGCCCCAGCAATCCCCACCGCCGCCTGCCCACCTCGGCCCTGGCCGAGCGCGGCATTGCCGATGAGGCCAAGCTGCAGACCGCCTACCAGCAAGAGGCCCATGGCCAGATGCCCGATGGCGCCGTCATCATTGCCGCCATCACCAGCTGCACCAACACCAGCAATCCGCGCAACGTGGTGGCTGCGGGGCTGGTGGCCAAAAAGGCCAATGCGCTGGGGCTGCTGCGCAAGCCCTGGGTCAAGACCTCGTTTGCGCCGGGCTCCAAGGTGGCCAAGCTCTATTTGGAAGAAAGCGGTCTGTTGCCCGAGCTGGAGCAACTGGGCTTTGGCATCGTGGCCTATGCCTGCACCACCTGCAACGGCATGAGTGGCGCGCTGGACCCGGTGATCCAGCAAGAAATCATCGACCGCGACCTCTACACCACGGCCGTGCTCTCGGGCAACCGCAACTTTGACGGCCGCATCCACCCCTATGCCAAGCAGGCATTCCTGGCCTCGCCCCCGCTGGTGGTGGCCTATGCCATTGCCGGCACGGTGCGCTTCGATATCGAGCAGGATGTGCTGGGCCATGACGCGGCCGGCAAGCCCATCACCCTCAAAGACCTGTGGCCCAGCGACGAGGAGGTGGACGCCATCGTGGCCGCCAGCGTCAAGCCCGAGCAGTTCCGCAGCGTCTACATCCCCATGTTCGCCCAGGGCGAGGTGCAGCAGGCCAGCAGCCCGCTGTACGACTGGCGCGCCCAGTCCACCTACATCCGCCGCCCGCCGTACTGGGAAGGCGCGCTGGCGGGCGAGCGAACCCTCCAGGGCATGCGCCCGCTGGCCCTGCTGCCGGACAACATCACCACCGACCACCTCTCGCCCTCCAACGCCATCTTGGCTAGCAGTGCGGCCGGTGAATACCTGGCCAAGATGGGCCTGCCCGAGGAGGACTTCAACTCCTACGCCACCCACCGTGGCGACCACCTGACGGCCCAGCGCGCCACCTTTGCCAACCCCCAGTTGGTGAATGAAATGGCCGTGGTCGACGGCCAGGTGAAGAAAGGGTCTCTCGCCCGCGTGGAGCCCGAGGGCAAGGTGATGCGCATGTGGGAAGCGATTGAGACCTATATGGAGCGCAAGCAGCGGCTGATCATCGTGGCCGGCGCCGACTACGGCCAGGGCTCCAGCCGCGACTGGGCCGCCAAGGGCGTGCGCCTGGCCGGCGTGGAAGCCATTGCGGCCGAAGGCTTTGAGCGCATCCACCGCACCAACCTGATTGGCATGGGTGTGCTGCCGCTGGAATTCCTGCCCGGCACCAACCGCAAGACCCTGAAATTGGACGGCACGGAAACCTATGACGTGCTGGGTGCACGCCACCCCCGCGCCCAGCTGACGCTGGTGGTGCACCGCCAAAATGGCGAGCGTGTGGAGGTGCCTGTCACCTGTCGCCTGGATACTGCTGAAGAAGTGTCCATCTACGAGGCCGGTGGCGTGCTGCAGCGTTTTGCCCAGGATTTTCTGGCCCAAACGCAGGCCACACCTGCACAAGCAGCTATTCCCACCATGGAGTCCGTGTAA
- a CDS encoding amidohydrolase — translation MTPNTSPPSLVIDSHAHVFLQNMPLAATRRHAPEFDATLEAYLALLDRHAVTHGVLVQPSFLGTDNRFMLDAMRRHPQRLRSVVMLDPTTDETQLAALNAQGVVGVRLNLVGLPLPDLNHAEWQTFLCRLKALDWHLELHRGAADLMPLLDAALHTGCRIVVDHFGRPDTQLAQHDPGFAQLLRRAASGRIWVKLSAAYRNAQSAQRPAAERTPALRESDAQAARACAQQLLAAFGPERLVWGSDWPHTQHQDLIDYGSSLALLADWVPDAQQRSLILGKTAAELFKIS, via the coding sequence ATGACGCCCAACACCTCTCCCCCCTCTCTGGTGATCGACAGCCACGCCCATGTTTTTCTCCAGAACATGCCCTTGGCCGCAACCCGCCGCCATGCCCCGGAATTCGATGCCACCCTGGAAGCGTATCTGGCACTGCTCGATCGCCATGCCGTCACCCATGGCGTGCTGGTGCAGCCGAGTTTTCTGGGCACGGACAACCGCTTCATGCTAGACGCCATGCGCCGCCATCCACAGCGGTTGCGCAGTGTCGTGATGCTGGACCCCACCACCGACGAAACGCAGTTGGCCGCACTGAATGCCCAAGGCGTGGTGGGCGTGCGCCTGAACCTGGTGGGCCTGCCGCTGCCCGATCTGAACCACGCCGAGTGGCAGACCTTTTTGTGCCGTCTCAAGGCCTTGGACTGGCACCTGGAGCTGCACCGTGGGGCCGCCGACCTGATGCCCTTGCTGGATGCTGCCTTGCATACCGGCTGCCGCATCGTGGTGGACCACTTTGGCCGCCCGGACACCCAGCTCGCCCAGCATGACCCAGGCTTTGCCCAGTTGCTGCGGCGTGCCGCATCCGGTCGCATCTGGGTCAAGCTGTCCGCCGCCTACCGCAACGCACAAAGCGCACAACGCCCGGCCGCCGAGCGCACACCGGCCTTGCGGGAGAGCGATGCACAGGCAGCTCGCGCCTGCGCGCAGCAGTTGCTGGCGGCCTTCGGCCCCGAACGCCTGGTGTGGGGCAGCGACTGGCCCCATACCCAGCACCAGGACCTGATCGACTACGGCAGCAGTCTGGCACTGCTGGCGGACTGGGTTCCCGACGCACAGCAGCGCAGCCTGATTCTGGGGAAAACGGCTGCCGAACTGTTCAAGATTTCCTGA
- a CDS encoding short-chain fatty acyl-CoA regulator family protein yields the protein MAKIFMGVRLRSLRQERGMTQVALAQALGLSPSYLNQLEQDQRPFTVSVLLKVHRVLGVDIQQFSEDEEARRLAQLRDAVASLPGLPPVPQPELRELAAKLPHLSLVLLTLHQRHQEDQQRLEALHDRLHDHHDTALPGARNLVDMPLRQMPFEAVRDFVFAHRNYFDSLDRAAEAMAQQARQQGGGLSEWLIQHLRSRHGVHVLRVETAANGQAAPNRHFDAHSRTLYLSSHLQPGQQAFQLGTQLALLELAPQINALLDSTRWQDEATRRLARIGLANYTAGALMLPYGPFLQTAEQLRYDLDLLAQHFGVGFETVCHRLSTLQRAEAPGLPFFFIRVDRAGNISKRQSATHFHFSKTGGTCPLWNVYEAFAQPGRILPQLAAMPDGRVYLWIARCITHDGLGWGAPSKTFSIGLGCDVQHAQRLVYSKGLDLRSLDAATPIGMGCKVCERGACPQRAFPFVGKPLHVNENESGFVPYGAAEKH from the coding sequence ATGGCCAAGATTTTTATGGGCGTGCGCCTGCGCTCGCTGCGCCAGGAGCGCGGCATGACCCAGGTGGCGCTGGCCCAGGCCCTGGGCCTGTCACCCAGCTATTTGAACCAGCTGGAGCAGGACCAGCGCCCCTTCACCGTGTCGGTGCTGCTCAAGGTGCACCGCGTGCTGGGCGTGGACATCCAGCAGTTTTCCGAGGATGAAGAGGCCCGCCGCCTGGCCCAGTTGCGGGACGCCGTAGCCTCCCTGCCCGGCCTGCCCCCCGTGCCCCAGCCCGAGCTGCGCGAGCTGGCGGCCAAGCTGCCCCATCTGTCCCTGGTGCTGCTGACCCTGCACCAGCGCCACCAGGAAGACCAGCAGCGCCTGGAGGCCCTGCACGATCGCCTGCATGACCACCACGACACCGCCCTGCCCGGCGCCCGCAACCTGGTGGATATGCCGCTGCGCCAGATGCCTTTTGAAGCCGTGCGCGACTTTGTCTTTGCCCACCGCAACTACTTTGACAGCCTGGACCGTGCCGCCGAGGCCATGGCCCAGCAGGCCCGTCAGCAGGGCGGTGGGCTGAGCGAGTGGCTGATCCAGCATTTGCGCAGCCGGCATGGCGTGCATGTGCTGCGCGTGGAAACCGCGGCCAACGGCCAGGCCGCACCCAACCGCCATTTCGACGCCCACAGCCGCACGCTCTACCTGTCCAGCCATTTGCAGCCCGGCCAGCAGGCCTTTCAGCTGGGCACCCAGCTGGCCCTGCTGGAACTGGCCCCCCAGATCAATGCGCTACTGGACAGCACACGCTGGCAGGACGAGGCCACGCGCCGGCTGGCCCGCATCGGCCTGGCCAACTACACGGCCGGCGCCCTGATGCTGCCCTATGGGCCGTTTTTGCAAACGGCAGAACAGCTGCGCTATGACCTGGACCTGCTGGCCCAGCATTTCGGCGTGGGCTTTGAGACGGTGTGCCACCGCCTTTCCACGCTGCAGCGCGCCGAGGCACCGGGCCTGCCGTTTTTCTTTATCCGGGTGGACCGGGCCGGCAACATCAGCAAGCGGCAATCGGCCACGCATTTCCACTTCTCCAAAACCGGTGGCACCTGCCCGCTGTGGAATGTGTACGAGGCCTTTGCCCAACCCGGGCGCATCCTGCCCCAACTCGCCGCCATGCCCGACGGGCGCGTCTATCTGTGGATTGCCCGCTGCATCACCCACGATGGCCTGGGCTGGGGCGCACCCAGCAAGACCTTTTCCATCGGCCTGGGCTGCGATGTGCAACATGCCCAGCGCCTGGTGTATTCCAAGGGCCTGGACCTGCGCAGCCTGGACGCCGCCACCCCCATCGGCATGGGCTGCAAGGTCTGCGAGCGCGGCGCCTGCCCGCAGCGCGCCTTCCCCTTTGTGGGCAAGCCGCTGCATGTGAACGAGAACGAAAGCGGGTTTGTGCCGTATGGGGCGGCGGAGAAGCATTGA